From one Rhodamnia argentea isolate NSW1041297 chromosome 1, ASM2092103v1, whole genome shotgun sequence genomic stretch:
- the LOC115751297 gene encoding cytochrome P450 86B1, translated as QHPTMTASPLIYSAMEWLQSHAHHVSLWDVTIAFLGYIISSCIVERLTNKNGPMLWPVLGIIPSIPFSQDEIYDWVTRALAKAGGTFWYRGVAFGGARGIITVDPANVEHVVRTRFGNYPKGKYYRERFRDLLGDGIFNADDAEWKEQRRLATSEMHSSRFERHSYDTMRELVHQKLLMVLEARAAAPRDDKPPLDLQDVLLRFTFDNICNAAFGVDPGCLTVDLPEVLFARAFEEATEFTLLRFLVPPFVWKPMRILSLGHERRLKEAVRIVHKFADKTVLDRRTELTKLGRLSDRSDLLSRLMEDKNHNFSNKFLRDFCISFILAGRDTSSVALVWFFWLIDKHSDVEAKVLSEIHQIILRRCPPVGRDAHQDVVFTPEELTDMVYLQAALSESLRLYPSVPMEMKEVQEDDVLPDGTELKRDDRVMYCIFSMARMEALWGRDCEEFRPERWLRDHGRRMVNESQFKYAVFNAGPRLCVGKKFAFMQMKMVAASVLWRYSVVVAKGHRAVPKVTTTLYMKYGLPVTLRPRVVAARKL; from the exons CAACATCCGACGATGACCGCAAGTCCTCTCATTTACTCCGCAATGGAGTGGCTCCAATCCCATGCACATCACGTATCGCTTTGGGATGTGACCATCGCCTTCTTGGGTTACATCATCTCCTCATGCATCGTTGAGAGGCTGACAAACAAGAACGGCCCGATGCTGTGGCCCGTCCTCGGGATCATCCCTTCCATTCCGTTCAGTCAGGACGAGATCTACGACTGGGTGACGCGGGCCCTGGCGAAGGCCGGGGGAACGTTCTGGTACCGCGGCGTGGCCTTTGGCGGAGCCCGAGGGATCATCACGGTGGACCCCGCCAACGTCGAGCACGTGGTCCGGACCCGTTTCGGTAATTACCCGAAGGGCAAGTATTACCGGGAGAGGTTCCGTGACTTGCTTGGCGACGGGATCTTCAACGCGGACGACGCCGAATGGAAGGAGCAGCGCCGGCTCGCTACATCGGAGATGCACTCCTCGCGCTTCGAGCGGCACTCGTACGACACCATGCGTGAGCTCGTCCACCAGAAGCTCCTCATGGTTCTGGAGGCAAGGGCCGCCGCCCCAAGAGACGATAAGCCGCCGCTTGACCTCCAAGACGTCCTTCTCCGGTTCACGTTCGACAACATCTGCAACGCGGCCTTTGGTGTTGACCCGGGCTGCCTGACCGTTGATCTGCCCGAGGTGCTCTTTGCTAGGGCGTTCGAGGAGGCCACCGAGTTTACCCTGCTCAG GTTCTTGGTGCCACCTTTTGTGTGGAAGCCCATGAGGATTCTCTCGCTTGGGCACGAGAGAAGGCTCAAGGAAGCTGTAAGGATCGTCCACAAGTTCGCAGACAAGACGGTGTTAGACCGCCGGACGGAGCTGACCAAGCTTGGGAGGTTGAGTGATCGGTCTGACCTCCTATCCCGGCTCATGGAGGACAAGAATCACAACTTCTCCAACAAGTTCCTCAGGGATTTCTGTATCAGCTTCATCTTAGCCGGCCGTGACACGAGCTCCGTCGCTTTGGTGTGGTTCTTCTGGTTGATAGACAAGCACTCGGATGTCGAAGCCAAAGTCCTCAGCGAGATCCACCAGATCATTCTACGGCGATGCCCTCCGGTGGGTCGGGATGCGCATCAGGATGTGGTATTCACACCGGAGGAGTTGACCGACATGGTGTATTTGCAAGCCGCACTATCAGAGTCCCTGAGGTTGTACCCATCAGTCCCAATGGAGATGAAGGAGGTCCAAGAGGACGACGTGCTTCCCGATGGCACGGAGCTGAAACGCGATGATCGAGTCATGTACTGCATATTCTCGATGGCACGTATGGAGGCGCTGTGGGGGAGGGATTGCGAGGAGTTCAGGCCGGAGAGGTGGTTGAGGGACCACGGGCGGCGGATGGTGAACGAGAGCCAGTTCAAGTACGCGGTGTTCAACGCTGGCCCAAGGCTGTGCGTGGGGAAGAAGTTCGCATTCATGCAGATGAAGATGGTGGCAGCATCAGTGCTGTGGAGGTACTCAGTGGTGGTGGCAAAGGGCCACAGGGCGGTGCCCAAGGTCACCACCACCCTCTACATGAAGTACGGGCTGCCGGTGACCCTCCGGCCGAGGGTGGTCGCCGCCAGGAAGTTATAA
- the LOC115751328 gene encoding glycosyl hydrolase 5 family protein-like, with product MRRLSCLYFIALWVLTASRCAEPARVSWRLHTDSRWIVDRHGHRVKLACVNWASHLEPMVAEGLNKQPVDWISKQIASMGFNCVRLTWPLFMVTNDSLGSMSVAQSFWNLGLVEYIRGIRRNNPKLLDVSLLAAFRAVVSSLGENNVMVILDNHISKPGWCCSNLDGNGFFGDRYFDPNLWNIGLARMAKMFRRTHNVVGMSLRNELRGPRENLRDWFRYMERGAEVVHSANPHVLIIVSGLYYDTDLWFLGRIPMKVSFTRKLVFELHWYASSSGVIWEDGNANELCKDATDQVMSKAGFILNQGMPLFVSEFGGELGGQNVNDDRYFNCFFAAAAKLDFDWALWTIVGSYYLRKGIVGMDEPFGVLDKDFSGPRNASFLQRISALQAPFQGATSSKPTHRILFHPLTGLCVQRKQDQGQLQLGPCREPEAWTHTHCHTVRVRGTDLCMRADQLAKPVRLGADCTDHGSEWKTVSESKMQFSSNIVGSNVTVCLDIDFSTKTIITSPCKCLREDTSCDPASQWFQLVNTTRSTPASR from the exons ATGAGACGTCTCTCCTGCTTGTATTTCATCGCTCTCTGGGTTCTGACGGCCTCCCGATGCGCCGAGCCCGCAAGGGTCTCATGGCGCCTTCACACCGATTCGAGGTGGATCGTCGATAGGCACGGGCATCGAGTGAAGCTGGCATGCGTCAACTGGGCGTCGCACCTCGAGCCCATGGTCGCAGAAGGGCTCAACAAGCAACCCGTCGACTGGATCTCGAAGCAGATCGCCTCGATGGGATTCAACTGTGTCAGGCTCACGTGGCCGCTCTTCATGGTCACCAATGACTCGCTGGGTTCGATGTCGGTGGCGCAATCGTTCTGGAATCTGGGGTTGGTTGAGTATATCAGAGGCATTCGACGGAACAACCCGAAACTTCTGGATGTCTCTCTTCTTGCTGCTTTCCGG GCGGTTGTTTCAAGCCTTGGAGAGAATAATGTGATGGTCATACTCGACAATCACATCAGCAAGCCCGGTTGGTGTTGTAGCAACCTCGAtggtaatgggttcttcggcgACCGGTACTTCGACCCGAACCTTTGGAATATCGGCCTTGCTCGAATGGCCAAGATGTTCCGCCGCACCCATAACGTGGTCGGTATGAGCTTGAGGAATGAACTCCGCGGCCCTAGAGAAAATCTGCGAGACTGGTTCAG GTACATGGAGAGAGGAGCGGAAGTGGTGCATTCGGCAAACCCACACGTACTCATCATAGTCTCCGGCCTCTATTACGACACCGACCTATGGTTCCTTGGACGCATACCAATGAAGGTGAGCTTCACCAGAAAGCTAGTGTTCGAGCTGCATTGGTACGCATCCTCGAGCGGGGTGATCTGGGAGGACGGCAATGCCAACGAGCTGTGCAAGGACGCGACGGACCAGGTGATGAGCAAGGCGGGGTTCATATTGAACCAGGGAATGCCGCTCTTCGTGAGTGAATTCGGAGGAGAACTGGGCGGACAAAATGTGAATGACGATCGGTACTTCAATTGCTTCTTCGCAGCCGCGGCCAAGCTCGACTTCGACTGGGCCTTGTGGACGATCGTGGGCAGCTATTACTTGAGAAAAGGGATCGTAGGGATGGACGAGCCGTTTGGGGTGCTGGACAAGGACTTCTCCGGGCCTAGAAATGCTAGCTTCTTGCAAAGGATCTCTGCCCTTCAAGCCCCTTTTCAAG GTGCAACTTCATCAAAGCCTACGCACAGAATTCTTTTTCATCCGCTCACGGGTCTCTGCGTCCAGAGGAAGCAAGATCAGGGACAACTGCAGCTGGGGCCGTGCAGGGAGCCCGAGGCTTGGACTCACACGCACTGCCACACGGTCCGGGTAAGAGGAACTGATTTGTGCATGCGAGCAGATCAGCTGGCGAAGCCCGTGAGACTCGGCGCGGATTGCACAGACCACGGGTCTGAATGGAAGACCGTTTCGGAGTCCAAAATGCAGTTTTCCTCCAACATTGTTGGTAGTAATGTCACAGTTTGCTTGGACATAGACTTCAGTACTAAGACCATCATCACAAGTCCTTGCAAATGCTTGAGAGAAGATACTTCCTGTGACCCAGCAAGCCAGTGGTTCCAGTTGGTAAACACAACGCGTTCGACGCCGGCAAGCCGGTGA